A window from Ignavibacteriota bacterium encodes these proteins:
- the prfA gene encoding peptide chain release factor 1 — translation MFDRLEQVAARYAEVTQLLSEPSVINNQDRYRELSKEHSELTPIVQSYERFKKMRGDVAGLREIVDSSDDVEMRDLAQSEMKEAEAKLFAMEEELKALLIPKDPNDDKDCIMEIRGGTGGEEAALFAADLYRMYTRFAERSGWKAELLDWNDTGLGGFKEVVFAIRGKHAFGTLKFESGVHRVQRVPETEAQGRVHTSAATVAVLPEVEDVEVDINPADLQFDTYRAGGKGGQNVNKVETAVRITHKTSGIVVACQQERSQLKNRELAMKMLRSKLYEKKLNEQTAEISAQRRSMVKSGDRSDKIRTYNFPQNRMTDHRIGLTLYNLSEIIDGKLDEVIEQLTIADRAERLQAAE, via the coding sequence ATGTTTGACAGATTAGAACAAGTAGCCGCACGCTACGCTGAAGTTACTCAATTACTTTCCGAACCGTCGGTCATAAATAATCAAGACCGCTATCGCGAACTGAGCAAAGAGCATAGCGAACTCACTCCCATTGTGCAATCGTATGAACGATTCAAAAAAATGAGAGGGGATGTTGCCGGTTTGCGTGAGATTGTTGATTCATCCGACGATGTGGAGATGCGGGACCTTGCTCAATCGGAAATGAAAGAAGCGGAAGCAAAACTCTTCGCAATGGAAGAGGAATTGAAAGCGCTTCTCATTCCTAAAGACCCGAACGATGACAAGGATTGCATCATGGAAATTCGGGGCGGAACCGGCGGAGAGGAAGCCGCGTTATTCGCCGCCGATTTGTACCGCATGTACACTCGCTTTGCCGAGCGTTCCGGATGGAAAGCGGAACTACTTGATTGGAACGATACAGGACTTGGCGGGTTCAAAGAAGTGGTGTTTGCGATTCGCGGGAAGCATGCGTTCGGAACATTAAAATTTGAAAGCGGCGTGCATCGTGTTCAGCGTGTACCGGAAACGGAAGCACAGGGAAGAGTTCACACTTCTGCCGCAACAGTTGCAGTTTTGCCGGAAGTTGAAGATGTGGAAGTGGATATTAATCCTGCCGATTTACAATTCGATACATATCGGGCGGGGGGAAAGGGGGGACAGAACGTAAACAAAGTTGAAACGGCTGTTCGCATCACACATAAAACAAGCGGCATTGTTGTAGCGTGTCAGCAGGAACGCTCGCAATTAAAAAACCGTGAACTTGCAATGAAGATGCTTCGCTCAAAGTTGTACGAGAAAAAGTTGAATGAACAGACAGCGGAGATTTCAGCACAACGCCGTTCAATGGTCAAAAGCGGAGACCGGAGCGATAAAATCCGGACGTACAACTTCCCGCAAAACCGGATGACCGACCATCGAATTGGTTTGACGCTCTACAATCTCTCTGAAATAATTGACGGGAAATTAGACGAAGTCATAGAACAGTTGACGATTGCAGACAGAGCGGAAAGACTTCAGGCGGCGGAATAG
- a CDS encoding nucleoside deaminase, with amino-acid sequence MSQPHEYWMQQALREAENALSRNEVPVGAVVVHEGIIIGKGSNQTEMLQDPTAHAEIIAITAAASYLENKWLENCTLYVTLEPCTMCAGAIVLARIPFLIFGAYDPKAGACSSLYTITNDPRLNHRVPTKGGVLEEKCSGILREFFLKKRTV; translated from the coding sequence ATGAGTCAACCGCACGAATATTGGATGCAACAAGCGTTGCGCGAAGCGGAGAATGCGCTCTCACGCAACGAAGTTCCTGTAGGCGCTGTGGTGGTTCACGAAGGAATCATCATCGGCAAAGGTTCGAATCAAACGGAAATGTTGCAAGACCCGACTGCGCATGCCGAGATTATCGCCATTACTGCGGCGGCAAGTTACTTAGAAAATAAGTGGTTGGAGAATTGCACACTCTACGTTACGCTTGAACCTTGCACGATGTGTGCCGGCGCGATTGTCCTTGCGAGAATTCCTTTCCTCATCTTCGGCGCATACGACCCGAAAGCCGGGGCGTGCTCATCTCTCTATACAATTACCAACGACCCGCGTTTAAATCATCGCGTACCGACGAAGGGCGGCGTGCTCGAAGAAAAGTGTTCGGGGATTCTAAGGGAATTTTTTCTAAAGAAAAGAACAGTGTAA
- a CDS encoding DUF1385 domain-containing protein encodes MQNQEEIKTEADRSLYNYDPNNPLVVGGQAVIEGVMMRAPGRIATAVRRSNGDIVVKSQEHKSLGERYPVFKLPILRGAVGLIEMLFVGIETLNFSAEVAMQDADAEEQSKKNGKAKKKEPASKLKLALTVLFSLAVGIGIFFVGPLFITTKLFDVEQEAFWFNITAGAIRITILIAYMSAIALMKDVKRLFQYHGAEHKLVFTFEQKAPLTSESAVRYTRFHPRCGTSFVLIVMLVAILLFAVLDTLLIMWLGKMTLLVRILTHLPLIPLVGGVSYEFIRWSAKRSETTFGKFLVAPGLWMQRITTNEPDASQLEVAAVAIKCALGMDVGQQVTYVQHANELVAANS; translated from the coding sequence ATGCAAAATCAAGAAGAAATCAAAACAGAAGCAGACCGTTCTTTGTACAATTATGACCCGAACAACCCGCTTGTCGTGGGCGGGCAAGCAGTTATTGAAGGAGTGATGATGCGAGCGCCGGGTCGAATCGCTACCGCAGTCCGCAGGTCAAACGGAGATATTGTGGTGAAATCTCAAGAGCATAAATCACTCGGTGAACGGTATCCGGTTTTCAAACTCCCAATCCTACGCGGCGCTGTAGGACTTATCGAAATGTTATTTGTCGGAATTGAAACACTCAACTTCTCGGCTGAAGTTGCAATGCAGGATGCTGACGCCGAAGAACAATCAAAGAAAAACGGGAAAGCAAAAAAGAAAGAACCGGCATCAAAACTGAAACTTGCATTGACGGTGCTGTTCTCACTTGCAGTCGGCATCGGGATTTTCTTCGTCGGTCCGTTGTTCATCACAACGAAATTATTTGATGTCGAGCAGGAAGCGTTTTGGTTTAACATTACTGCGGGCGCAATCCGCATTACAATTTTAATCGCATACATGTCGGCAATTGCGTTGATGAAAGATGTCAAGCGGTTGTTTCAATATCATGGAGCGGAACACAAACTTGTTTTTACGTTTGAACAAAAAGCGCCGCTCACATCAGAGAGCGCAGTTCGATACACACGGTTTCATCCACGGTGTGGAACAAGTTTCGTTCTGATTGTTATGTTAGTTGCCATTTTACTGTTCGCTGTGTTGGATACATTGCTCATTATGTGGCTTGGAAAGATGACGCTTCTTGTCCGTATCTTGACTCATCTTCCGCTCATTCCTTTAGTCGGTGGAGTTTCGTATGAATTTATTCGATGGTCTGCAAAGCGAAGTGAAACAACATTTGGAAAATTTCTTGTTGCACCGGGATTGTGGATGCAACGTATCACGACCAACGAACCGGATGCGAGTCAATTGGAAGTTGCGGCGGTGGCAATCAAGTGTGCGCTGGGAATGGATGTCGGTCAGCAAGTAACATATGTTCAACATGCAAACGAACTTGTGGCGGCGAACTCATAA